The proteins below are encoded in one region of Candidatus Aegiribacteria sp.:
- a CDS encoding DUF86 domain-containing protein: MHILESIEKVERRFRGIKTHDDFLREDEGIDRLDGIVLMLITIGENLKRFEKYGGKSLMDDHPEIDWKGAIGVRDFLSHHYFDLDAEVIFNICADHVSELKHAMVDILTRLR, from the coding sequence ATGCACATATTGGAGAGCATCGAGAAAGTCGAGCGCCGTTTTAGAGGCATTAAGACCCATGATGATTTTCTTAGGGAAGATGAGGGTATCGACAGGCTTGACGGGATAGTGCTAATGCTTATCACTATCGGAGAGAATCTGAAGCGATTTGAGAAATATGGTGGGAAATCATTAATGGATGATCATCCTGAAATCGACTGGAAGGGTGCTATAGGAGTAAGGGACTTTCTGAGTCATCATTACTTTGATCTCGACGCAGAGGTCATCTTCAACATTTGTGCAGATCATGTCTCTGAACTGAAACACGCAATGGTAGATATTCTAACAAGACTTAGATAA
- a CDS encoding nucleotidyltransferase family protein has product MSLEKTLIVLRKLKPLLKERFGIIKIGVFGSVARNEAEMDSDVDIVVEMPPDLYAMVHAKEQLEEALQAPVDLVRYRSRMNALLKEHIKREAVYV; this is encoded by the coding sequence ATGAGCCTTGAAAAAACACTTATTGTGCTGAGAAAGCTGAAGCCTTTACTAAAAGAACGCTTCGGGATCATAAAAATCGGTGTCTTCGGTTCTGTGGCCCGCAACGAAGCCGAAATGGACAGCGATGTTGATATTGTTGTTGAAATGCCTCCGGATCTTTACGCAATGGTCCACGCCAAGGAACAGCTTGAAGAAGCCCTTCAAGCACCCGTGGACCTTGTTAGATACAGAAGCAGAATGAACGCTCTGTTAAAGGAGCATATTAAACGGGAGGCAGTCTACGTCTGA
- a CDS encoding YaiI/YqxD family protein, with protein sequence MLDIYVDADACPVKREIFRVAKRYGLKVILVSNSWMRTPDSSWLELVVVDKGADVVDDWIVEHTGSDDIVISGDIPLASRCLKKGSLVLGNTGRPFTEDNIGDVLSIRDLLHDLREQGMMIGGPKPFVKKDRSRFLQELDKMVVKIRRRNVR encoded by the coding sequence TTGCTTGACATCTACGTAGACGCTGACGCGTGTCCTGTTAAACGGGAGATATTCCGGGTCGCAAAACGATACGGTCTGAAGGTCATTCTCGTATCGAACTCCTGGATGCGTACTCCGGATTCGAGCTGGCTGGAACTGGTTGTTGTTGACAAAGGCGCAGATGTGGTTGATGACTGGATCGTTGAGCACACGGGCAGCGATGACATTGTAATTTCGGGTGACATACCTCTTGCTTCGAGATGTCTGAAGAAGGGATCACTGGTACTGGGGAATACGGGACGCCCTTTCACCGAGGACAACATCGGAGACGTTCTGTCAATAAGGGATCTCCTGCATGATCTGCGGGAACAGGGAATGATGATAGGTGGCCCCAAACCCTTCGTGAAAAAGGATCGTTCAAGATTCCTGCAGGAACTGGATAAAATGGTCGTTAAAATCCGCCGAAGGAACGTCAGATAA